One window of Desulfovibrio aminophilus genomic DNA carries:
- the cas3 gene encoding CRISPR-associated helicase Cas3', translated as MHDKPIARPGQYLSAHLVNVAQLAGVFARAIGFPLAGQLVGGGHDEGKVSQTFQHYIRSAAGITDPEDEEYVDAKGFRGKIDHSSAGAQRLWQAIMQERAPAQNVLFAQMLALCICSHHSGLIDCLGPWGEDLFKRRMEKPSEQTHIEEALEAFGDGFGASGEQLLPATMKEMRDRLAAMLRPEPSAYCDKCSLRPTKACRIHNPLAWFSLGLATRMLFSCLVDADHTDSADAEHPENAALRSHGTPPWRRLVERLEKRFMEFSGNRAIDAIRSEISAHCLARATGSKGVFTLTVPTGGGKTLAGLRFALHHAVHHSMSRIINVIPFTSIIDQNAQVAREILECGEEFGRVVLEHHSNLTPEKESPRTRLASECWDAPVIYTTMVQFLESLFRGGTRNARRMHRLAGAVIVFDEIQTLPVNCAHLFCSAVNFLVRECGASVVLCTATQPLLDRLARPELGVLSLDPRCELMPHRDAYFDKLERTEILDDTKPGGWSVTEIADLAIGELRRAGSCLVVVNTKRWARELYEECAARGIAEVRHLSTDMCAAHRLCVLDEMRAELKAGRPVLCVSTQLIEAGVDISFGAAIRFVAGLDSIVQTAGRCNRNGESKDGRPGQVHVVNPDRENLSRLREIQTGREMTLRVLGDFRKEPDSLGGSLLHPKAMERYFTYAFFDRRDEMAYPVSAEDAGHGDTLFNLLSCNPLNPGNMHAPLALRQSFATAGEIFTVIDAPTCGVLVPYGEGKDLIAQLCGVFHPQQEKPLLRRAQRYSVNVFPNVLKGLQGAQALHETQKGSGVWYLDAQHYSGRFGLSVNEVEEMAVHIC; from the coding sequence CCACTCCAGCGCTGGTGCCCAGAGATTATGGCAGGCCATCATGCAGGAGCGGGCCCCGGCGCAAAACGTCCTGTTCGCTCAAATGTTGGCCCTTTGCATCTGCTCGCATCACTCCGGCCTTATCGACTGCCTGGGGCCGTGGGGCGAGGATCTCTTCAAGAGACGCATGGAAAAGCCGTCCGAGCAGACGCATATCGAGGAAGCGCTCGAGGCCTTCGGCGACGGCTTCGGCGCGTCGGGTGAGCAGCTGCTGCCCGCGACCATGAAGGAGATGCGGGACCGCTTGGCCGCAATGCTCCGGCCGGAGCCGTCCGCATATTGCGATAAATGTTCCCTGCGACCCACGAAGGCGTGCCGCATCCACAACCCCCTGGCGTGGTTCTCCTTGGGGCTCGCGACGCGGATGCTGTTCAGTTGTTTGGTCGATGCCGACCACACCGACAGCGCAGACGCCGAGCACCCGGAAAATGCCGCCTTGCGTTCCCACGGCACTCCGCCTTGGCGGCGACTCGTCGAGCGGCTGGAAAAGCGGTTCATGGAATTTTCAGGTAACCGCGCCATCGACGCAATCCGTAGCGAAATATCGGCGCATTGCCTCGCCAGAGCCACCGGCTCCAAGGGCGTGTTCACACTCACCGTGCCTACCGGCGGCGGCAAGACATTGGCTGGTCTGCGATTCGCCTTGCACCACGCGGTGCATCACAGCATGTCGAGAATCATCAACGTCATCCCCTTCACGTCCATCATCGATCAGAACGCCCAGGTGGCGCGGGAAATCTTGGAATGCGGCGAGGAGTTCGGCCGCGTGGTGCTCGAACATCACTCCAACCTCACACCCGAAAAGGAAAGCCCCCGCACGAGGCTGGCCTCGGAGTGCTGGGACGCTCCGGTCATCTACACCACCATGGTGCAGTTCCTGGAAAGCCTGTTCCGGGGCGGCACACGCAACGCCAGGCGCATGCATCGGCTCGCCGGGGCGGTCATTGTTTTCGATGAGATACAAACGCTGCCGGTGAACTGCGCGCACCTCTTCTGCAGTGCGGTGAACTTTCTGGTTCGGGAATGCGGAGCCAGCGTCGTGCTCTGCACGGCCACGCAACCGCTTCTGGACAGGCTCGCCCGGCCCGAGTTGGGCGTGCTTTCCCTTGACCCACGGTGCGAACTGATGCCGCACCGGGATGCGTACTTCGACAAGCTGGAACGGACCGAGATTCTCGACGACACCAAGCCTGGCGGCTGGAGCGTCACGGAGATCGCCGATCTCGCCATCGGCGAACTGCGTCGGGCGGGTAGTTGCCTCGTGGTCGTCAACACCAAGCGCTGGGCGCGTGAGCTGTATGAGGAATGCGCCGCGCGAGGCATCGCCGAAGTGCGGCATCTAAGCACAGACATGTGCGCGGCGCACAGACTGTGCGTACTGGACGAGATGCGCGCGGAACTCAAAGCCGGGCGACCGGTGTTGTGCGTCAGCACCCAACTCATCGAGGCGGGGGTGGATATCAGCTTCGGCGCGGCCATCCGCTTTGTGGCCGGACTGGATTCCATCGTCCAGACGGCTGGCCGCTGCAACCGCAACGGCGAAAGCAAGGATGGACGGCCTGGCCAGGTGCATGTGGTCAACCCGGATCGCGAGAATTTGAGCAGGCTCAGGGAGATTCAGACTGGTCGCGAAATGACCTTGCGCGTTCTGGGCGACTTCCGAAAGGAGCCCGACTCGCTGGGCGGCTCGCTGCTGCACCCCAAGGCCATGGAGCGCTACTTCACGTATGCGTTTTTCGACCGTCGCGACGAAATGGCCTACCCGGTCTCCGCGGAAGATGCCGGGCATGGGGACACGCTGTTCAATCTGCTCTCGTGCAATCCGCTGAACCCCGGCAACATGCATGCACCGCTCGCTTTGCGCCAGTCCTTCGCCACTGCGGGCGAGATATTCACGGTCATCGACGCGCCCACCTGCGGTGTGCTCGTGCCCTACGGCGAAGGGAAGGATCTCATCGCCCAACTGTGCGGCGTTTTCCATCCGCAACAAGAGAAACCGCTGCTCCGACGCGCGCAACGTTACTCTGTCAACGTTTTTCCCAATGTGCTGAAGGGGCTCCAGGGAGCGCAGGCCTTGCACGAGACTCAAAAGGGAAGCGGTGTTTGGTATTTGGATGCCCAGCATTACAGCGGGCGATTCGGGCTTTCCGTCAACGAGGTCGAAGAAATGGCCGTGCATATTTGCTAG
- the cas5c gene encoding type I-C CRISPR-associated protein Cas5c, producing MNNGITFRLTGRYALFTDPLTRIGGEKCSYHIPTYEALKGVAKSIYWKPTLIWFIDRVRVLRPIRTQTKGTKPLGYGGGNSLAIYTFLADVEYQVQAHFEWNDHRPELAHDRNACKHFEIARRMLGRGGRQDVFLGTRDCQGYVQPCAFGEGEGHYDDLDELAFGLMFHGFDYPDETGEHMLRSRFWQPVMKRGVIEFPRPDACHVRKEVRAMTPKQFEQGRNFRPVEEEEMP from the coding sequence GTGAATAACGGCATCACGTTTCGGCTCACCGGGCGCTACGCCTTGTTTACCGATCCGCTCACGCGCATCGGCGGGGAGAAGTGCTCCTATCACATCCCCACCTATGAGGCCCTGAAAGGCGTTGCCAAATCCATCTACTGGAAACCGACGCTGATCTGGTTCATCGATAGGGTGCGGGTGCTGCGGCCCATCCGTACTCAGACCAAAGGGACTAAGCCTCTCGGGTACGGCGGCGGCAACAGCCTCGCCATTTATACCTTTCTGGCTGATGTCGAGTACCAGGTCCAGGCGCATTTCGAATGGAACGATCACCGGCCGGAGCTGGCCCATGACCGCAATGCCTGCAAGCACTTCGAGATCGCCCGGCGTATGCTGGGGCGCGGCGGCAGGCAGGATGTTTTCCTGGGCACACGCGATTGTCAGGGCTACGTGCAGCCCTGCGCCTTTGGCGAAGGCGAGGGGCACTATGACGATCTCGACGAACTCGCCTTCGGACTCATGTTCCACGGCTTCGACTACCCGGACGAAACCGGCGAACACATGTTGCGCAGCCGCTTTTGGCAGCCCGTCATGAAGCGCGGCGTCATCGAGTTCCCCCGCCCGGACGCCTGCCATGTCCGCAAGGAGGTACGCGCAATGACGCCCAAGCAGTTTGAGCAGGGGCGCAACTTCCGCCCGGTGGAAGAGGAGGAAATGCCGTGA
- the cas8c gene encoding type I-C CRISPR-associated protein Cas8c/Csd1: protein MQTLYETHKPLSCLPVTEGETGTCVPESHSTARAHIEIVLDTVGQCSRASIIDKTDATTVIPCTEASATRSGKKPVPHPLCDGLQYLAADFRKYGGVVTSGFAKEDDQPHKDYMEQLRKWVAASPHPKTVRILKYLEGGTVIADLVRQHVLPLDVGGKIASSKTSETAECPIWAVLPAGQPADKAVVRWRVEIPGDLASGVWEDQSLLDNWSAYYPATIETKGLCMVNGDVVALSSLHPAKLRHAGDKAKLISSDDSSGFTFRGRFTDGTQACGVGYEVSQKAHSALRWLIARQGYRNDTQVFVSWAVSGKPTPPPIEDSHDWLDEPIDMGQGDAQAGPDHTRDAGQSFALRLNKYIAGYAATFDPTECIVVMGLDSATPGRMSIIYYRELLGSEFLERLKKWHADMAWPQRVSAKQKGKGKKKGAPVAPWRACAPTPRNIAEAAYGLRLDAKLKRATVERLVPCIVDGREPPADLVESCVRRAANRPGFKDKEQWEWEQALGVACAMYKGRHARHAKAEQRRTYDMALEPERTSRDYLYGRLLAVAEHIEEVALRVAGEDRPTTAARLMQRFADHPCSTWRTIEMALQPYMQRLQASRGGFLHNMRTLLDEVLCLFQGEDFQSEHRLTGEFLLGYHCQRQIWKKDRSNAAETEGEE from the coding sequence ATGCAGACGCTCTATGAAACGCACAAGCCGCTCTCCTGCCTCCCTGTGACCGAGGGGGAGACGGGGACGTGCGTCCCGGAAAGCCACAGCACCGCGCGGGCGCACATCGAAATCGTCCTCGACACTGTGGGGCAATGCTCCCGCGCGAGCATCATCGACAAGACCGACGCCACGACGGTTATCCCCTGCACCGAGGCGTCGGCCACGCGCAGTGGGAAGAAACCTGTTCCCCATCCGCTCTGCGACGGTTTGCAATATCTCGCGGCGGACTTCCGCAAATACGGCGGCGTGGTCACCAGCGGCTTCGCCAAAGAGGATGACCAACCGCACAAGGACTACATGGAACAGTTGCGCAAGTGGGTTGCGGCGTCACCGCACCCCAAGACCGTGCGGATTCTCAAGTACCTCGAAGGCGGCACGGTGATCGCGGATCTGGTGCGGCAACACGTGCTCCCGCTCGACGTGGGCGGGAAGATCGCCTCGTCGAAAACGTCCGAGACGGCGGAGTGTCCGATTTGGGCCGTGCTCCCGGCGGGGCAGCCCGCGGACAAGGCCGTCGTGCGCTGGCGCGTGGAAATCCCAGGCGACCTAGCCTCCGGCGTGTGGGAGGACCAGAGCCTTCTGGACAATTGGTCGGCCTACTACCCCGCAACCATCGAAACCAAGGGACTGTGCATGGTGAACGGGGATGTCGTCGCCCTGAGCAGTCTGCACCCGGCGAAACTCCGCCACGCCGGCGACAAGGCCAAGCTCATCTCCTCCGACGACTCCTCGGGCTTCACCTTTCGCGGGCGCTTCACCGACGGAACGCAGGCCTGCGGCGTGGGCTACGAGGTCAGCCAAAAGGCGCACAGCGCCCTGCGCTGGCTCATCGCCCGGCAGGGGTATCGCAACGATACGCAGGTCTTCGTCAGTTGGGCGGTATCCGGCAAGCCCACGCCTCCTCCCATTGAGGATTCCCACGACTGGCTGGACGAACCCATCGATATGGGCCAGGGCGACGCGCAGGCCGGACCCGATCACACGCGAGACGCGGGCCAGAGCTTCGCGCTGCGGCTGAACAAGTACATCGCGGGCTACGCGGCCACGTTCGACCCCACGGAATGCATCGTGGTCATGGGCTTGGATTCCGCCACGCCAGGCCGCATGAGCATCATCTACTACCGGGAGCTTCTCGGGTCGGAGTTTCTTGAACGGCTGAAAAAATGGCACGCGGACATGGCCTGGCCGCAGCGCGTTTCCGCCAAGCAGAAGGGGAAGGGCAAGAAAAAGGGAGCACCGGTCGCCCCGTGGCGCGCCTGCGCGCCCACGCCCAGGAACATCGCCGAGGCGGCCTACGGACTCAGGCTGGACGCCAAGCTCAAACGGGCAACGGTGGAGCGCCTTGTCCCCTGCATTGTGGACGGTCGGGAGCCGCCGGCCGATCTGGTCGAGAGCTGTGTGCGCCGAGCGGCCAACCGGCCGGGCTTCAAGGACAAGGAGCAGTGGGAATGGGAACAGGCGCTGGGCGTTGCCTGCGCCATGTACAAGGGACGCCACGCGAGACACGCAAAGGCTGAACAACGGAGGACTTACGACATGGCCCTGGAACCTGAGCGCACATCACGCGATTACCTGTACGGGCGGCTTCTGGCCGTTGCGGAACACATTGAGGAGGTTGCCCTGCGTGTGGCCGGGGAGGACCGGCCGACCACGGCGGCGCGGCTCATGCAGCGCTTCGCCGATCATCCCTGCTCCACGTGGCGCACCATTGAAATGGCCCTGCAGCCATACATGCAACGATTGCAGGCCAGCAGGGGAGGATTTCTGCACAACATGCGCACGCTGCTCGACGAGGTGCTTTGCCTTTTTCAGGGAGAGGACTTTCAGTCCGAGCACCGTCTGACCGGGGAATTCCTGCTGGGCTACCACTGCCAGCGACAGATTTGGAAGAAGGACAGGAGCAACGCAGCTGAAACTGAAGGAGAAGAGTAA